In a single window of the Elaeis guineensis isolate ETL-2024a chromosome 6, EG11, whole genome shotgun sequence genome:
- the LOC105047578 gene encoding long chain acyl-CoA synthetase 4 isoform X1 — protein sequence MRYLIEVEKGREAADGRPSVGSTYRSVFAKDGFPPPVPGLDCCWDVFRMSVERFPDNPMLGRREIVDGKPGKYVWMTYKEVYDIVTKVGASIRSLGVEQGGRCGIYGSNCPEWVISMEACNAHGIYCVPLYDTLGAGAVEFILCHAEVRIAFAEEKKIGEVLKTLPRSSKFLKTIVSFGKVTPEQRDEVEKSGLAIYSWDEFLLLGSNQKYDIPTKKKTDICTIMYTSGTTGDPKGVMISNDSIVTLIAGVDRLLYSVNEQLHERDVYLSYLPLAHIFDRVIEELFIFHGASIGFWRGDAKLLVEDIGVLKPTIFCAVPRVLDRIYSGLQAKISAGGFLKSMLFNLAYKYKFYNMTKGSKHEEAAAIFDKIVFNKVKDGLGGRVRLILSGAAPLAIHVEEFLRVVTCAHVLQGYGI from the exons ATGAGGTATCTTATAGAGGTGGAGAAGGGAAGGGAGGCCGCCGACGGCCGGCCCTCCGTTGGCTCTACCTACCGGAGCGTCTTTGCCAAGGACGGCTTCCCGCCGCCCGTTCCCGGCCTCGACTGTTGCTGGGATGTCTTCCG TATGAGTGTCGAGAGGTTCCCTGACAACCCAATGCTCGGCCGTCGTGAAATTGTTGATGGGAAG cccGGTAAATATGTCTGGATGACCTACAAAGAAGTATATGACATCGTGACGAAAGTAGGGGCTTCGATACGGAGTCTTGGAGTTGAGCAG GGTGGCCGTTGTGGTATCTATGGTTCTAACTGTCCTGAGTGGGTCATCAGTATGGAG GCTTGCAATGCTCATGGGATCTATTGTGTTCCCTTATATGATACTCTTG GTGCTGGAGCAGTAGAATTCATTTTATGTCATGCAGAGGTTCGGATTGCTTTTGCAGAAGAGAAAAAGATTGGAGAG GTGTTGAAAACCCTTCCTCGTTCATCAAAATTCTTAAAAA CAATTGTGAGTTTTGGCAAGGTTACCCCTGAACAAAGAGATGAGGTTGAAAAGTCTGGTTTGGCTATATATTCGTGGGATGAATTTTTGCTCTTG GGAAgtaatcaaaaatatgatattccaACGAAGAAGAAAACTGATATATGTACTATAATGTACACCAGTGGAACAACTGGTGATCCTAAGGGTGTGATGATTTCGAATGATAGCATTGTGACTCTTATTGCTGGTGTTGATAGGCTGCTTTATAGTGTGAATGAACAG TTGCATGAACGTGATGTTTATTTATCTTATCTACCCCTTGCACATATCTTTGACCGAGTGATTGAAGAGTTGTTCATCTTCCATGGGGCCTCAATTGGATTTTGGCGTGGG GATGCCAAACTGTTAGTTGAAGACATTGGGGTATTAAAGCCAACTATCTTCTGTGCTGTTCCACGAGTCTTGGATCGCATTTATTCAG GACTACAAGCGAAGATTTCTGCAGGAGGTTTCCTGAAGAGCATGTTATTTAATCTTGCTTACAAATA CAAATTTTATAACATGACGAAAGGAAGTAAGCATGAGGAGGCAGCtgcaatttttgataaaatagtttTTAATAAG GTAAAAGATGGACTTGGCGGGAGAGTACGGCTTATTTTATCTGGAGCAGCTCCTCTAGCTATCCATGTGGAAGAATTTTTAAGGGTGGTGACATGTGCCCATGTTCTACAAGGCTATGGTATATGA
- the LOC105047578 gene encoding long chain acyl-CoA synthetase 4 isoform X2 has product MRYLIEVEKGREAADGRPSVGSTYRSVFAKDGFPPPVPGLDCCWDVFRMSVERFPDNPMLGRREIVDGKPGKYVWMTYKEVYDIVTKVGASIRSLGVEQGGRCGIYGSNCPEWVISMEACNAHGIYCVPLYDTLGAGAVEFILCHAEVRIAFAEEKKIGEVLKTLPRSSKFLKTIVSFGKVTPEQRDEVEKSGLAIYSWDEFLLLGSNQKYDIPTKKKTDICTIMYTSGTTGDPKGVMISNDSIVTLIAGVDRLLYSVNEQLHERDVYLSYLPLAHIFDRVIEELFIFHGASIGFWRGDAKLLVEDIGVLKPTIFCAVPRVLDRIYSGLQAKISAGGFLKSMLFNLAYK; this is encoded by the exons ATGAGGTATCTTATAGAGGTGGAGAAGGGAAGGGAGGCCGCCGACGGCCGGCCCTCCGTTGGCTCTACCTACCGGAGCGTCTTTGCCAAGGACGGCTTCCCGCCGCCCGTTCCCGGCCTCGACTGTTGCTGGGATGTCTTCCG TATGAGTGTCGAGAGGTTCCCTGACAACCCAATGCTCGGCCGTCGTGAAATTGTTGATGGGAAG cccGGTAAATATGTCTGGATGACCTACAAAGAAGTATATGACATCGTGACGAAAGTAGGGGCTTCGATACGGAGTCTTGGAGTTGAGCAG GGTGGCCGTTGTGGTATCTATGGTTCTAACTGTCCTGAGTGGGTCATCAGTATGGAG GCTTGCAATGCTCATGGGATCTATTGTGTTCCCTTATATGATACTCTTG GTGCTGGAGCAGTAGAATTCATTTTATGTCATGCAGAGGTTCGGATTGCTTTTGCAGAAGAGAAAAAGATTGGAGAG GTGTTGAAAACCCTTCCTCGTTCATCAAAATTCTTAAAAA CAATTGTGAGTTTTGGCAAGGTTACCCCTGAACAAAGAGATGAGGTTGAAAAGTCTGGTTTGGCTATATATTCGTGGGATGAATTTTTGCTCTTG GGAAgtaatcaaaaatatgatattccaACGAAGAAGAAAACTGATATATGTACTATAATGTACACCAGTGGAACAACTGGTGATCCTAAGGGTGTGATGATTTCGAATGATAGCATTGTGACTCTTATTGCTGGTGTTGATAGGCTGCTTTATAGTGTGAATGAACAG TTGCATGAACGTGATGTTTATTTATCTTATCTACCCCTTGCACATATCTTTGACCGAGTGATTGAAGAGTTGTTCATCTTCCATGGGGCCTCAATTGGATTTTGGCGTGGG GATGCCAAACTGTTAGTTGAAGACATTGGGGTATTAAAGCCAACTATCTTCTGTGCTGTTCCACGAGTCTTGGATCGCATTTATTCAG GACTACAAGCGAAGATTTCTGCAGGAGGTTTCCTGAAGAGCATGTTATTTAATCTTGCTTACAAATA G
- the LOC105047578 gene encoding long chain acyl-CoA synthetase 4 isoform X3 produces MRYLIEVEKGREAADGRPSVGSTYRSVFAKDGFPPPVPGLDCCWDVFRMSVERFPDNPMLGRREIVDGKPGKYVWMTYKEVYDIVTKVGASIRSLGVEQGGRCGIYGSNCPEWVISMEACNAHGIYCVPLYDTLGAGAVEFILCHAEVRIAFAEEKKIGEVLKTLPRSSKFLKTIVSFGKVTPEQRDEVEKSGLAIYSWDEFLLLGSNQKYDIPTKKKTDICTIMYTSGTTGDPKGVMISNDSIVTLIAGVDRLLYSVNEQLHERDVYLSYLPLAHIFDRVIEELFIFHGASIGFWRGDAKLLVEDIGVLKPTIFCAVPRVLDRIYSGLQAKISAGGFLKSMLFNLAYK; encoded by the exons ATGAGGTATCTTATAGAGGTGGAGAAGGGAAGGGAGGCCGCCGACGGCCGGCCCTCCGTTGGCTCTACCTACCGGAGCGTCTTTGCCAAGGACGGCTTCCCGCCGCCCGTTCCCGGCCTCGACTGTTGCTGGGATGTCTTCCG TATGAGTGTCGAGAGGTTCCCTGACAACCCAATGCTCGGCCGTCGTGAAATTGTTGATGGGAAG cccGGTAAATATGTCTGGATGACCTACAAAGAAGTATATGACATCGTGACGAAAGTAGGGGCTTCGATACGGAGTCTTGGAGTTGAGCAG GGTGGCCGTTGTGGTATCTATGGTTCTAACTGTCCTGAGTGGGTCATCAGTATGGAG GCTTGCAATGCTCATGGGATCTATTGTGTTCCCTTATATGATACTCTTG GTGCTGGAGCAGTAGAATTCATTTTATGTCATGCAGAGGTTCGGATTGCTTTTGCAGAAGAGAAAAAGATTGGAGAG GTGTTGAAAACCCTTCCTCGTTCATCAAAATTCTTAAAAA CAATTGTGAGTTTTGGCAAGGTTACCCCTGAACAAAGAGATGAGGTTGAAAAGTCTGGTTTGGCTATATATTCGTGGGATGAATTTTTGCTCTTG GGAAgtaatcaaaaatatgatattccaACGAAGAAGAAAACTGATATATGTACTATAATGTACACCAGTGGAACAACTGGTGATCCTAAGGGTGTGATGATTTCGAATGATAGCATTGTGACTCTTATTGCTGGTGTTGATAGGCTGCTTTATAGTGTGAATGAACAG TTGCATGAACGTGATGTTTATTTATCTTATCTACCCCTTGCACATATCTTTGACCGAGTGATTGAAGAGTTGTTCATCTTCCATGGGGCCTCAATTGGATTTTGGCGTGGG GATGCCAAACTGTTAGTTGAAGACATTGGGGTATTAAAGCCAACTATCTTCTGTGCTGTTCCACGAGTCTTGGATCGCATTTATTCAG GACTACAAGCGAAGATTTCTGCAGGAGGTTTCCTGAAGAGCATGTTATTTAATCTTGCTTACAAATAG